AGGACAGAGATGGTGCGAAATGAAGGAATTCCATCGCGATTACCCTCAATGCGGGCTTCAAATAGTCCAATATTGTTTCTCTAAATGGATTTTCTATGCTCATTTCGGCTACAGGGAAAAAAGTTGATATACACTAGCCCCCCCCTCACTAGCCCCTCTTTTTAGAAAACTTACACACGTTAGAATCCGCACATGCTGAGCCAACGTAGTCGTTATTGGCGTGTATTTGATACTTTAGTAAACCCAGATTCAAACTGTGAAAGAACTTCTTGAGTTGGTCCAATCATCCTGATCTGTCCTTCTTCCAGCCATAGAGTGCGTGTGCAGCGTTCGAGCGTTGAGAGTCGGTGAGCAATGATAATTTGAGTGCGGTGGCGGAAGAAATCGTTGCTGGCTTTGACCATCATCTCCTCGTTCTGTGGATCTACGGCTGAGGTGGCTTCGTCAAAAATAACCACGGGACAATCTTGTAATAGAGAACGTGCCATACAGATTTTCTGTTTTTCTCCTTGAGAAATGTTTCGTCCTTTCTCTTGAATCATAAAATCCAGTCCCTCAGCTTGCGCCTCAAGCCAATCAAGTAGCCCTACCCTATCGAGTGCGGAAAGAAGAAGTTCGTCATCAGACACGCCAATCGTTCCCATGAGCAAATTCTCTCTGAGACTGGCATTGAAGAGAACCGGTTCTTGAGTAATGAGCGAAAAATACTTTCGGTAGGTGTGAAGATAGATTCGGTTCGGTTGTGTGGTCTCGGAAGCGTTAAGGAGCGGGGCCAAGCCATTGACACTTATTTCACCACGTTCAAATGGATAGAGGTAGAAAAGAGCTTGCACAAGCGATGATTTACCACTTCCCGTTCTACCCACGACACCGAGTTTTTCGCCAGCTGCTACCGTAAAGCTAATCCCCTTTAACACCCATGGCAAATGAGGCTGATAGCGAAACCACAGGTTAGAAACAGTAATTTGGGCGGCAGTTGGAACAACGAATTTCGAGTCCTGACTTAGTGGCAACGGCATATTCGAAGAGGGAGCTCCCCAGTGTTCCGTAGGAAACTCGGCAACCTTCGGCAATAACCCGCCCGATTCGATCGGTTGGTGCAAGTATTGATCAAGGCGCTCAATGCCCGTTAGAGCTTCTTCAAGCTGGGCTAGCCATTCAAAGAAAATCTGCAATGTATTGCTCATTATGGTAACAAAAGTAATCGCTACTCCTATGGAACCAACGCTTACAATCCCCCTGCTCTGTAAATAAAAGGCGAACACTCCGGTAAAAAGCAAGAAAAGCCCTGAAACTATGTTCATCTTGTAAGCAAATAGAGTTACCTTCTGAAAAGTTTTGAGCTTTTGTGTAGAGAATTCATTATCTAATCGAGCAAAACGGTTTTCAAAAGTTGATTGGCGTAAGTAGGTGCGAATACTGCGAACGCCTAGAAGGCTTTCTGCAAAATGAGCGATTGAGGGTGCTCGAAAAAAGGCTAATGAGCGTCGCTCACGGCGCAATGAATCTCTATGCAACCGATAGACGAGATAGTCTCCGGTTGCAATCACACCAATAATTGCGAGATAGATCGGGTGCGCTAGGGTAATAAGCCCAATTATAGCAACCATATCAAAAACAATGCTAAGAAACTCAGCCAATGGCCCACCAAAGATCCTAAAGACATTGTTAAAGTCACTGGCAAACCTGGTAACCACCCGGCCCGTAGGCGTGCGGTCAAAAAAAGAGATCGAATACCTCGATGTGCGGTATGTTACCTCATCATAAAGCCGGCTAACGGCTTTGCAGGAGAGGCGTGAAAAGCAAATCCGATAGACTAATATAAGAATAAATCCGCTCACGTTTAGTAGTAAGAGAACTGCAAGAAAATCCTGAGCATTCCAGTTGCGTGCCCAATTCGAGATCCGAAGCCAGTCTGATGAATGTTCCTTCGTGAACTGGCCATCGATCCAATAACCAATAAGGTTTGCGTTAGATAAAAACAGGAGACGAGCAACAAATCCTAAAAACATAAAGCCCACAAGGGGCAACAAGAAAGGCTGATAACTAGCATGGAGTGTTTGAAGAAGGCGTCTACTGTATTTGCCGCTAAAATGGTGCTCGTCCGTGATAAATTGCTGACGGTTGCTCATGGACTAAATTCCTTCATTTCGGAATAGCCAGATAATTGAGAGGGCAAAGGGTTCGATTTGGACGTAATGAGAGCTTTGACGAATTCGCGAAACGCTGGCGAGTTGGCCGTGAGATCCTTTAGGGATCCTTGAGCTACTATCTTCCCCTCACTCAAAAAGAGGATCCGGTCGACTTTGTCTAATACAGAATGCCGGTGAGTTACAAGAAGGCGCGTCCTGTCCTTCCAACGACCCAGCAA
This genomic stretch from Deltaproteobacteria bacterium harbors:
- a CDS encoding ABC transporter ATP-binding protein, whose product is MSNRQQFITDEHHFSGKYSRRLLQTLHASYQPFLLPLVGFMFLGFVARLLFLSNANLIGYWIDGQFTKEHSSDWLRISNWARNWNAQDFLAVLLLLNVSGFILILVYRICFSRLSCKAVSRLYDEVTYRTSRYSISFFDRTPTGRVVTRFASDFNNVFRIFGGPLAEFLSIVFDMVAIIGLITLAHPIYLAIIGVIATGDYLVYRLHRDSLRRERRSLAFFRAPSIAHFAESLLGVRSIRTYLRQSTFENRFARLDNEFSTQKLKTFQKVTLFAYKMNIVSGLFLLFTGVFAFYLQSRGIVSVGSIGVAITFVTIMSNTLQIFFEWLAQLEEALTGIERLDQYLHQPIESGGLLPKVAEFPTEHWGAPSSNMPLPLSQDSKFVVPTAAQITVSNLWFRYQPHLPWVLKGISFTVAAGEKLGVVGRTGSGKSSLVQALFYLYPFERGEISVNGLAPLLNASETTQPNRIYLHTYRKYFSLITQEPVLFNASLRENLLMGTIGVSDDELLLSALDRVGLLDWLEAQAEGLDFMIQEKGRNISQGEKQKICMARSLLQDCPVVIFDEATSAVDPQNEEMMVKASNDFFRHRTQIIIAHRLSTLERCTRTLWLEEGQIRMIGPTQEVLSQFESGFTKVSNTRQ